A single window of Cottoperca gobio chromosome 9, fCotGob3.1, whole genome shotgun sequence DNA harbors:
- the ptger4a gene encoding prostaglandin E receptor 4 (subtype EP4) a, whose translation MNNQSMTGRTMVPTIPSIMFIFGVVGNVIAIVVLCKSRKEQKETTFYTLVCGLAVTDLLGTLLASPVTIATYVKGSWPGEDPLCQYFGFTLLFFSLAGLSIICAMSVERYIAINHAYFYNDYVDQKLAGLTILAIYISNALFCALPIIGFGQVKKQYPQTWCFLEWRSNKTSDAAYSYMYAGFSSLLILATVICNVLVCVALIRMHRRFVRRMSLGADLARNVEPPRRGRSFGRLAAAEIQMVILLIGTSAVVLICSIPLVAQVFLNQLYKTPVEMRLDKNPDLRAIRFASFNPILDPWIYILLRKAVLLKLIEKIKCLFCKMGARRQQRQGNFHCIDTHQLSLAISNQTTKTSVSHNLQDYNSSSQTFLYLPEGSEVDRGSCHKLDTLSGSRHSQASYSSEQGSVEAQRREGTNVIRDLSALPCPKDPALQVSLSTITVEEKCI comes from the exons ATGAATAATCAATCGATGACAGGGAGGACCATGGTCCCGACCATCCCGTCTATAATGTTCATTTTCGGGGTGGTTGGGAATGTCATAGCCATCGTGGTTCTTTGTAAATCTCgcaaagaacagaaagaaaccACGTTTTACACGCTGGTGTGTGGACTGGCAGTCACGGACCTCCTGGGCACACTGCTGGCCAGCCCAGTCACCATCGCCACTTATGTGAAAGGGTCGTGGCCCGGAGAGGACCCGCTGTGCCAGTACTTTGGATTCACcttgcttttcttctctctggCGGGGCTCAGTATCATCTGTGCCATGTCCGTGGAGAGATACATCGCTATAAACCATGCCTACTTCTACAATGACTATGTGGACCAAAAATTGGCGGGTTTGACTATCCTGGCGATCTATATCTCCAACGCACTTTTCTGCGCTCTGCCGATTATCGGCTTCGGACAGGTGAAGAAACAATACCCGCAAACTTGGTGTTTTTTAGAGTGGAGGAGCAACAAGACCAGCGATGCCGCCTACTCCTACATGTATGCGGGGTTCAGCTCTCTTCTTATTCTCGCCACTGTTATCTGTAACGTGTTGGTGTGCGTGGCTTTGATTCGGATGCACCGGCGCTTCGTGCGCAGGATGTCGCTGGGAGCCGATCTGGCTCGCAACGTGGAACCGCCGAGGAGAGGACGCAGCTTTGGACGTCTGGCTGCTGCAGAGATTCAGATGGTCATACTGCTAATAGGCACTTCAGCAGTGGTGCTTATCTGCTCCATCCCACTTGTT GCTCAGGTGTTTTTGAACCAGCTGTATAAGACTCCAGTGGAGATGCGGTTGGACAAAAACCCTGATCTACGTGCAATACGCTTCGCCTCCTTCAACCCCATTCTTGACCCCTGGATCTACATCTTGCTCCGCAAGGCTGTTCTCCTCAAGCTCATTGAGAAAATCAAGTGCTTATTTTGCAAGATGGGGGCACGGAGGCAACAGAGACAGGGAAACTTCCACTGTATAGACACTCATCAACTGTCCTTGGCCATCTCTAACCAGACAACAAAGACATCGGTTTCCCACAACCTGCAAGACTACAACAGCAGCTCACAGACCTTCCTCTACCTGCCAGAGGGAAGTGAAGTGGACAGAGGAAGCTGCCATAAATTAgacacactctctggttcccGACACTCGCAAGCTTCTTATTCGTCTGAGCAGGGCAGCGTTGAGGCTCAGCGTAGAGAAGGGACAAATGTAATTAGGGACCTTTCAGCTCTGCCATGCCCCAAAGACCCGGCACTTCAGGTGTCGTTGAGCACTATTACAGTGGAGGAGAAATGCATTTGA